The Cryptomeria japonica chromosome 9, Sugi_1.0, whole genome shotgun sequence DNA segment AGTTAATTGTTATTTATAATAACATAAAGTAAATCTATTAATAGATATAAATGATgatcaataataaataattaattatgaacatagaatcacaaacacaaaattaATGTGAGAAGAACCATAAAGTGAAAGCCCCACAAAAACATTATATATTAGATAACTTACTTGATTGCCTATCAAAACTAGACAAATGACCTTGAAGATAAATCTCCTCTCATCTCCCAAATGATCTCCAAAGATCCTTTTGTATagaataataatttataaatttccAAATCTCCTTGATATCCAAATTTCAAATTCAAGCATAAGATAAAGGTTCTATTTTGCATTTTCTTTCCACATCTTAatgtagtttttatattttatcaaaAGAAGAATGAATAACAATGAGTGCAACTCAAGATGATCCATCAAATGGATTGATGCTCCTTCAGTAGATGGGTTGGCAGggaattgttttttattattaaagCATCAAAACAAGGACGTTGACCCTATACAAAGACAAGCCACACATGCCACTTATAGCTGGTCAAGAATAGATCACTTCAGCACTCTAGCTAAACAACTAGTAACCCACATCAAGGGTGGAGAGAAATTTCACCCACAACTTGGGGAAGAGTttgggaagaagaggaagaacggTTTCTCTTTCGTCGATGAACAACAATCCAAGCAATACTATCATTTGGAACATCAATGCATGGGGAGCAAGAGTGGAAATCCCCTCAGTTAGACTGTCAGCACAAGGAGCATAGTGCTAACTAAGCGACACATCAACTACCAAAGGTTGGAGCAGAACAAGAGCAACAGGTGGAGAAGGGTTCACAAGGCTAGAGGGGGCCACACCAACAAGAAGAGGCGGAAAAGAATCCACGGGGCTTGAGGAGGCTAAACCAACAACGGGAGGTAAAACATCATCTTGGAAGGAGTCATCATCAACCTGTGAAGAGTCATTACAGAAAGAATTGGAAGCCAAGACAATCAactgatcaccatcaacatctttcCACCAAGTGGCAGTGCCTTTACAACACAAGAGAGAACAATCTATGACAAAGTGACCAGTAGAGAAGCAACAATGACATTGAAAGGGGAGGCCCTTATAATCCAATGActaagtccatggcctatccccaaccataagaaccacaccTCTAGGAAGAGGCATGGAGATGTCAATATTGATCATAATGCGTGCAAATATATAAAGACCCATGAAGGAAgtggtatcatcaaccttcaagaagttgccgatagagttgccaatggcctcaaaacaagaattctcccaaaaatgaaggtgaagattgtGAAGATGAACCCACACTGAGTGGTTCAGTAAGAAGCTTAAAGGGTGTCTAGGGTTTGACCAAGAAAGAGTGAGCACCCCAAGCCCACATCTTGCTCAACACCAAATCACGGTCATCAGATGAAACAAAAGAAGCAATAAAAAAACCCTTAGCACAAGGAAAAAACTCAATGTTACCAACAACCGAGGGCTTTCAAGAATCCGTCACCCATCGATGAAGATCTGGGCGAGAAGTCAAAAGACTGACAAATCGACACaccaacaaacaacaaacaacaaatgGGGGAAGTCTTGGCATAAACAAGAGGAAAAGATTTCTCCTTGGGAGGAAGGGCAGCAGCAGGTTTAACAACACGAGCAAAGCTCTGTCCATCAGCAGTAGAAAGAGGCTTTGGGGGCGGGGGGAACTTAACACCCACACCACCATAAGACACGAGAAGGTCTACGAGGAGAATGCACAGAGGGCAAAACCTTCTCACAAGAAACAATGAGAACTAGTGCAGAAGCCCCACCAGGAAGGGCCGCCCTCAAAACCCAGGAATCGGCAGCCCAGACCCCACCAAGGGCCCAGCAGCATCCACGCCAGAGAGCCCAGACAAAGGCACAACAACAACCACACACGCTGGAGAAGGCGCAGAGAACCAGAGGCAGGAGTGGGAGACATTGCAGGAGCTTTCAAAATTGTCCCATGAGCGGGAACCAATCCGTTTGTGAGAGACATATTGAGCTTTACTATCTTGGCAGGGTATTGTTTATTTAGAGGTCGGTGTTAATACTTTCAATgatatcaagaagctaggtgaaaTAAAAACCTTGTTTCCACATGAGGGCTCTCATAAAGCTCAAGAGTGATATCGTCTATGCAACCTCAAATTGACCAATTAGATATGCACACAGAATCAAACAGATACAGGTGGCAACCCACAATAGATGAAGCCCCTTGATTGATGACAGCCTAACATAAACCATCCATAGATAACCAACTGGAAAAGTGTAGAATATCATTGAAAATGTTTGGTGAATAAACTAAAGTGCATGTGAGGGTGACAAAATACTAGTTCATGGATAGTAAAAACCCTTTGAGGGAACAGGACGATTCTGAACTTTACTCTACCATGTTGAGCGGTGCTAGTGTTTACAATCAATCGGCATACATTCAGACATCATAATTTTGCTTTGCTCAAGCAATGTGATATATATCACAAAATGATAGTATTGCAATCCTAGAGAGATCAAAAAAGCCCAGTCTTCAATGTTCCATTAGAATAAGACAACAATTTTTTAAAGGATATAAATCAGGAGGAAAATGTGAAATAGCAAACCAAAACACTGTCTAGGAGAAGCAAGCAAGTGGGATCGTTTATTAGCAGAACTCAATAGCCAAACTGAAGTTCAAGATCAAGATCACTCCAAAAGGCTAATACATTTAAGCTATTGTAACTGCAATTGCGCTTCCTGTTGAAGGTTAATCAAATGCCCATTGTGTACAAGGGTCAAGAAGAACAATTTAAAAGGGAAATTTGGCCAAAGCCAACTGAACCCAACATAAAAGATCTTATAATAATTGTGATTTCTGGAAGCTAAGATAGAATCACAagcaatttatttaattgcaatgtTTTATGGAAGGATTATTACACATGCATGTATTGTGCCATTTGCAGGTTCCTTATTCGGTGCTCATACTTCAGCTGGGACATCTTCAAAAAATATTGAGATGTTAGCTCCTTGAATACAACAGTGATCTCTTTGTGATCCTTCTCCAATGCCGGAACTCTAGCAAGAACTTTGCATTGTGAAGAATCAACTTTCTGATTATTTGGCCAAGATTGTTGGACCCTTTGACTCTGGAGATTGGCTTTGTTGGTGTCAAGTTTGTCCTATGTTTCCATAGTTTTAGCGTTGCATCCCTTGGGTCTGTCACTTTCTTTGGAGAATATCCTGTGTTAAgtgtataattaatatattatgttTGTTCTTCTGCAAGTATGGAAACAATAAAGAATCAATAACTGCGTTGCAAAGGAGAACAGAAATACAGAAATATAGGGCCCAAATTTAATTTATACATCCATTGTCTCATCGTGCTGTATACAAAAATCCCAGAATTCTTGAAATGGATAATCCCACGCCTCAAGCCAAAAATAAAACCCTAGATAATATAATCTGAAATCCAGGAAAAAAATCCGTTGTCAGGGCATTTTGTATCTTAAATAATCAATTCATCTGATGGTACATCATTCTTAAGTTGTCTAACTGGAAAATATTTATCAATACTCATTTTCCTCAGGATATTCTTGTACAGTATGCTTTTATTTCaatgataaatttaaaatttagaaaagATCAGCTTTCCACCTTTCTCAAAGAGTTTAACATCAAGCATTTCAGATGCCAATGTAAGTGCCAATAGATTTTTAAAGAGCAGAAACTCCTATCATTAACTTTTATTAATCACATTTTTATTACTATCCCCCATTAGTAAAATTAATGTCTTGTTGGTCTAACATTTGGCACTAACACAGAAGAGGCAACTGTAAAGAAAATATGTACAGATCATGGTTTCGTTAAATATTGTTGAACAGCAAGTGCAAATAAATGTTTTCTCAGCTGACTTTTAAATAGGCCTTGCATTGATGCAATTAAAAAGAATTGCACTTTATATGATCTTCCAAAATGGAAAATACAACCAGGTACATACTAAAAATACATGCAAAAATTGGCATCTTTCATGAAACAAATTGAAGGGTTTGGTCACACCGCCCCCTGTCAATATTGCAAGAACAACCATGGAACATGAACAATTGCAATATCGCATACATAGAAATGCCAAATAAAGAGGATAGGTCAGGGACATTTGGCCATACATCTTACCAATTTACTCTTTAACCGAGAACTAGTCTTAGTGTGTATATTAAAAAAGAGATCAGCTGAGAAGCAATTTCCATGCATGTTTTCAACAAGCTGTTTCTCTTGTAACAGTCTAACAATACCTGAATACCCCATGGAAGAGGCTAACTGTAAAGGAGTTTCACCTTTAATGCTCGTTGCATTTACATCAGCACCATGTTTTATCAAATACTCCACAACATCTTTGCGTCCAGTCTCTGATGCACAATGCAAAGGtgtaaatccattatcatccaAACTATTGATTTCAGCTCCCTCTTGGTGCAAAAACTTCACAGTGTCAAGATGGCCCTTGAATGCAGCCCTGTGCAGAGCAGACCATCCATGTTGATCTTTTCCATTTACCATGGCTCCTTGTGCAAGGCAGCTTTTCAATGTAATTACATCACCCTCCCTTGATGTCTTTTGCAGCATATCACCCAAATGCAGGGCATCCAATAGATGCTTATGCCCTTTGTCAAGGGCTAGTCCAAGAGCAGTTTTCCCATCATTAGTTCTGGCATATTTATTGCCACTTACAAGAAGAACTTTGATAATATCTAGGTAGCCGCAAGCTGCAGCACAGTGTATTACAGTCCATCCATCTTTATCTTTAGCATCTACATTGGCACCTGCACCAACCAAGAGCTGGACTGACTCAAGATGCCTATCAATAACAGATAAATATAATGGAGTTTTGCCCTCAATATCCTGCGCATTGATATTAGCTCCTGAAAATAGTATGAAATTTAAAATCTGTACATAATTGCCAGAAGCTGCAACATGTAAGGCTGTGTGACCTCTGGCATCTGCAATCTCTGTGTTTGCTCCAGATGAAAGAAGAGTTTTGACTGTCTCAACATGTCCATGAAATGCTGCTTCTAACAATGGTGATTTTTGGGTCGAATTCTTTGCATCCACTATTGCTCCAGAATCAAGAAGATCTTGCACAATTTCACTGTTTCCCCTGATGGCTGCAATGTGAAGAGGAGTAAGATCATGTTCATATTTGCTGTTCACATCCTTGCATCGTAAAAGTACCTCTTTAACATCATTTGAGGAGCCACTTTCAACCAAACTTCTTAGGATCAGGTTCCCCGTGTATACAACCTTTAAAGTTGCATCAGTAAAGATGTGATTATTCTTTGAAAATAATTCATTCAACTCAGAATCAGTAGCTTTCCCTGTAGGCAGCATTAAGCTCTTCACAACGAACTTGTCTTCACTTACAGGGATTGATGAAGGCAATTCTGCCTGTGCTGCCGTTGTCACTTCAACTAAAATCTCACACAGTGGAGATATAATGGCCAGGCCAGGTCTCACCGCATATTTCTTTGGTTCTGTTGTCGAAATCTTAAATGCTACTGACATTGTGTGCATCAGATTTCGCACCCGGAAGGTATTCTGGGCCTTTTGGCCTCTCTTAAAATCAATCGTAATCTCCACTGGGTCAACTGCTACTAGCCTATCCATGTCCCCTAGAAATAAAATGATACTTGTACCCTTTTCTTTGAGAAACTAAATAATCACAAAGATTTCAGAGAGGATGTTCTGGTTCAAAGATTCAAATCCTATTTTTTATTCACACATAATTGGATAGGACAAACCCTCTTTTTGGGCATGTAAATGCGAGATTACTGGACATTTTCAATTTTCAGAGATGGGTGTGATTCTTATATTTACAGAGACAACTTTTGATACAACTCTTATTTTTAATACAAACCCAGTTGGACAGGACATATATTAGGTCAGGGCATGGAAAGTTGGGACTTTCACGATTTGCAGAGCTGAGTTGATTCCTAATTTTACAGAGAATGTTCAGATTGATATATTATTCCCGATCCCACACCTAAATTGATAGGGAAGACCCTCTTGCAAGGTATGCAAAGAAGAGGCTACTAGACTTCTATCGTTTGCAGAGCTGGGGCAAATCTTTTTGCAATAAGGTGTAACACATAGGTCATCCCAGTTGACTACTGTCCTCGAATAGTGTTGATCACCCGCTGAAGAATTTCTTTGCTGCTGAGCTATGAACAAATCCTGCTTTTAATTACATATCCAATTGAATAAGGGCAAACCCTCTTACAAGTTATGCAAAGTTGAGACTATTGGACTTGTATCATTTGCAGGGTAAAAGTGATTCATATAAGGTGTAATGAACAGGTCATTGGAATTGCTTACCGTCTGAAACCGGCGCCTATCCACTGCTGCAAAATTTCTCTGCAGTCAAGCTTTAAACTCAGAGTAATCCCTGGGTCATCAAGATATCAAGCAAACTACTACTACCGAGTTTCCCTTCCTGGCGAATTTCTGACCAGCTGAGCCCCAGGTTATCAAGATCGCTGAACCCTGAGGACTAATATCTCTTGTATTTGTTGAAGAGTTTTTCTGCAACCAAGCTTGAAACTAGATGTAATTCTGGAGTGATCGTGATTGCCTGCCAGTAATTACTGCTGGGTACCCGTTTATAAGGAATTTCTCTGCAGCCATCCATTGAACTCAGACATCTTAATAAGCATAGATTGGTATTTGAGCCATGTGCCCCTTTTGCCCCTAATCAATTGAGCATCTCAAACAGCAGTTATTCCTTATTGCTGAAATTGATTTTCAGTTGAAAAAACCAAAATCCTCCTAAATGAATGTGCCTAACCCAAACAATTCATTGACCTTCCAAATAAAAATCTCTCTGGAATGTAGAACCCCATCAAGAAACCACAAAGGCATCTACATTATTTGCTTGTTTAACAACCTGCTTATCTTATATCATAAAAAGTCAAGCTAGAGGAAGAAAACGTGGACTGGACGAGGATCAAACCAATGAAATAACCCAGCAAAAAGGGCCAAAGGCCCACAATAGAGATCCTATTGTTAGTCTTTTTACAGTGCCTCCAACAACTACCCCACTTGATTAAATCCACCTCGGATCAATTTCCCCCACCAATAAATCTTCCTCGGATCACCATTACCAATCACACTCACAACTACCCCGGTATTATGAAATAAGATTTATAAGCACACAGAGACAATGAAATAGGAATAATCTTTCATGTCATGTAAAGACCACGCAAAAGTATACAGTGTCTCCTACGCCAAAAACATTCAACCCGCGTTTCCGTGCAGGACCTGATTAGCTTTGAATAAGTCATGTTTACCACCTCAACACGAAAAGGAATCATCCCGGTCGCTCACCGACACCAAAGTTTTTATATATTTTGGTTCACTTTCAGATGAGGAACAGTTTCCCCATCAAGTTGACAAACGTTGATTAAATTGATGCAAAACTGAGATTGTGGGAACAATTTTACATATGCAAATTTAACTGTAGTGTGGTTGAATGGACTATGTTGtcatcttgtgatccagattgggAGGCGCCCCCACATGAACAGCTACAACTTTCGCCCTGTTCAAACTCTTACAATGTAATTTTGCATAGtagtaaaaaaaaagaattttatgGATTGATTTGGAGATCCTTTCTTGGTGTAGTTGGAGAACCTCTGCAATGATTAATACAATTTTTTGTTTTTAAGATGGAGTTGGACTGCAATTCCTATGTAGATACTTATTCTCTACAGATATTCTCTGTAATAGATTATTCTTTTTTGTATGCATCcatttatggatatgtgagcatgtATACAAAAGTGTTAGGAGTTGTTTCTTGGTGTAATTTTTTAAAAAGTATTATTATGGATTGGAAATATCATATCTATTATTATATATAGGTATGTGTTGGTGTAATTTTTTAAAAAGTATTATTATGGATTGGAAATATCATATCTATTATTATATATAGGTATGTGTTAGAGTTGTTTCTTGGTGTAACTgattatagatttttttttaagtattaTTATGGATTGGAAATATCAATATTTAGGTATATACAAAGTatatattttgttaaaaaaataagTTTATTTTTATAAATGATTTTGAGTTGTCTTTAAAGTTATGTATTCAAAGAAATTGTCTCAATTTATTTTTACTATCACataaaaataaggcaaaacattttcATATTGTCAATAACGCTTGAAGTTAAAACAATTGACGATTACATTTACATCAATGTCCAACACTTTcgaattttttttgtctttgtcaaatgttgcaccaaccTAAAAAAAGGACTACTGACATAAATACAAATTAGTGAACATCTTATGTAGGTACTTAGGTAAAATTCCATTTAAAAGAGAATCACGTCGTTAGGACAAAATCTTGTCATTTGAACCATATTGTAGATGCAACAACATTCCAAAATAAAATATTGAGGGAGGCTTAGTGATAGTCCAACACTGGGGTAAATAATAAACTAAGTTTAGCTTGGTCTAAATGTCAGTATGGGGATCGTAAGCTTGAAAAAGGTGTCGTGGCAATCTGCACAAGTGTTGTAGGTAGCAAGCTAAGTGGGGATGAAAATGCAACTAGAAAACATGAAATCTACTTAAATGAAAATCCGAATAGTAAACATCAAATCACACTTGTGATCAATGCAAAAATAATTCATAACACAATCTAAAGCATCACCACAAAAATATACACACATTACCGAAGCAATAAATATAGAAAACATCACCAAGATTCCCCATGGGCTAGGCCCTTGCTTCTGGTTCGCACAGTGGAAGGAACGGAAATCTTTCTACCCGGTTCAATCATGCAAAACAttcttttatttataaaaaataatgcaACTCAACATCAAGGTCCACATATAGAAATCTGCTCACATCCAAGTTTGTCTCATAGCTTATATTATGCTACTTATATATATGTTTGTGGCAACAATAGTGAAAAATAGGAAATGAAGAATTTATGTTTTCTCCAAACTAATAATAAACACATATTTATCATAGATTATTCTCCTCTACAACTAGCACACAAATCATGGGTCTTCTTCTCAATTAGATCCTGCAAATCATATTTGATGTGGCAGTAATGAAACAATTGGTAGGCATGTCTATGTGCTGAAATGCCCACTATGAGGTGGCAACTTGGTTGAACATATATGAAATATCGGGTTGCATAAATGGAATGATGATGATGGAATGTGAAAAGAACTTAGCATGGAGTGTTAGAAACATGAAATGAATCCACATGAATGAAGAATGCAAGTAGAAAGAGGAATGAAAAGACCACCTAAACAGTCAATAGAATGCATGTGTCCAACCATGAAAACTAGAGTTAGCCACAAGTCGTACTTTTTTGAAGAAGGTGACATGAAGGTTTCTGCATAAAAGGCAACAGGATGTttgcattcttcttcttctatgattggtatattacaaaatatatttggCAAGGCTTAAAATAACGATGCTTATTAGTAAAgacaatcaataattaattttcatatttttatcCCAAAACTATATTAACTACTACTTCTATATATTTATTCACATGTAGCGTAAAATGGTATGGAATGATAtaaaaatagaatattaaaatattactgaAGCCATATGGGAAAGGCTAAAATGTGGCATAGCTTGGGACATAAATAGCTCTCATCACCTTGTTTAAATTTTACTGATTTACTTCTAATACATTGCTTTTTAAGTGATTATGAGCCACAATTAAAAAATTTATGTTCAAAATAACTAGCCTTAGTCCCTCTCAATTTCATTTTAGCACAAGTTTATTTACAATCTTAGTTAATTTGTCTCAATTAATTTATCACACTAATCTCCTTAACTTATCTAGAGTTTGAACACATTTGTTATTTTGTTATTTCTAACACTCATCTACTTAACTTATCGTCTATCTCCTTAACTTACGTGCTTTTTTGGGTAAGTGCATAGAAATGGGGAACTAAAAAGGGGTCTTAAGTTGCCACTTTTCTTTAAATAAAACAAGGTTGATCTTGAATGAAAAATTGAAGATAGTTATGCCCAAAATTTTAAGAcccaacaagaacaagagtcgtaGTGCTTTAAATTTACTTTATAAAGTACtattttttaaatggtggagattacgAGGTTCAAATAGGGGAACACACAAAGTGGtcttattttttgtcaaaaaagaATAACATAGTCTTTAGTGTGGTCCCCCTAAAATGCtagttttttaatatttaaaaaatcacTTCTATGAAAAATTAGCTGACACCATGTAGTTTAGGCTTGATTTTTCTGTTactttttaatgaatatatgattttttaccaattttcaaagtggacacatcctaaaaaccAAAAAATTGAGTGTGCAAACCcttattttttaaaaactaatcaaaaattattttttaaaattgtgtatagaattgaatgtagtttctaagattaaaacttattttagattttttggaacaAGTAAAAATCGAAGTGAAAAATATCATAAGtaagtttttgacaaaaaatggagacactagaaaacaaaattaaagatcAAAGCCTTAACATATTCAAAATGTGAAAAGAAAAACATGCTTAAAAAGCTAAGAGATAACTTAATGTTATTATGGTATATTTTAACTCGACATTGAAATATGTGCAAACTTGATGGATAACATGCTTAAGATTACATCATTTTTTGAGAAATTGCAAAAAACATGCATGTGGGCATTGAAATGTCAGTCCAACCCTTTGGTTGGATGCCCAAAGAAAATCCAACCCTAAGGGTTGGAAATTTTAAGTAGACAATAACATGAACACATATATAGTGCACTTGTGCTATAATATACTCATAATTATGTGAATtatccaatctctctctctctctctctctctctactttctACATCACATATCTCTCTACTTATATCTATCaagtaactctctctctctctctctctctctctctctctctctctctctctctctctctctctctctctctctctctctctttacctacctctccctccctcattccctttgtagttctctctctctctctctctctctctctctctctctctctctctctctctctctctctctctctctctctctctctctctctcacacacacacacacacacacacacttacacTCTTTGTCTCCCTCCTTTCTCTATGTCTCTAATTTTCTCTACCTACCTTACTATCTCATTCACTCTTTATCTTTGTTTCTCTCAATGTattttcctctttctctctctctccctccctccctcctccctccttccctcccttcctctctatctctctttgtc contains these protein-coding regions:
- the LOC131075973 gene encoding protein VAPYRIN isoform X1, which produces MDRLVAVDPVEITIDFKRGQKAQNTFRVRNLMHTMSVAFKISTTEPKKYAVRPGLAIISPLCEILVEVTTAAQAELPSSIPVSEDKFVVKSLMLPTGKATDSELNELFSKNNHIFTDATLKVVYTGNLILRSLVESGSSNDVKEVLLRCKDVNSKYEHDLTPLHIAAIRGNSEIVQDLLDSGAIVDAKNSTQKSPLLEAAFHGHVETVKTLLSSGANTEIADARGHTALHVAASGNYVQILNFILFSGANINAQDIEGKTPLYLSVIDRHLESVQLLVGAGANVDAKDKDGWTVIHCAAACGYLDIIKVLLVSGNKYARTNDGKTALGLALDKGHKHLLDALHLGDMLQKTSREGDVITLKSCLAQGAMVNGKDQHGWSALHRAAFKGHLDTVKFLHQEGAEINSLDDNGFTPLHCASETGRKDVVEYLIKHGADVNATSIKGETPLQLASSMGYSGYSPKKVTDPRDATLKLWKHRTNLTPTKPISRVKGSNNLGQIIRKLILHNAKFLLEFRHWRRITKRSLLYSRS
- the LOC131075973 gene encoding protein VAPYRIN isoform X3, with product MDRLVAVDPVEITIDFKRGQKAQNTFRVRNLMHTMSVAFKISTTEPKKYAVRPGLAIISPLCEILVEVTTAAQAELPSSIPVSEDKFVVKSLMLPTGKATDSELNELFSKNNHIFTDATLKVVYTGNLILRSLVESGSSNDVKEVLLRCKDVNSKYEHDLTPLHIAAIRGNSEIVQDLLDSGAIVDAKNSTQKSPLLEAAFHGHVETVKTLLSSGANTEIADARGHTALHVAASGNYVQILNFILFSGANINAQDIEGKTPLYLSVIDRHLESVQLLVGAGANVDAKDKDGWTVIHCAAACGYLDIIKVLLVSGNKYARTNDGKTALGLALDKGHKHLLDALHLGDMLQKTSREGDVITLKSCLAQGAMVNGKDQHGWSALHRAAFKGHLDTVKFLHQEGAEINSLDDNGFTPLHCASETGRKDVVEYLIKHGADVNATSIKEEQT
- the LOC131075973 gene encoding protein VAPYRIN isoform X2 — translated: MDRLVAVDPVEITIDFKRGQKAQNTFRVRNLMHTMSVAFKISTTEPKKYAVRPGLAIISPLCEILVEVTTAAQAELPSSIPVSEDKFVVKSLMLPTGKATDSELNELFSKNNHIFTDATLKVVYTGNLILRSLVESGSSNDVKEVLLRCKDVNSKYEHDLTPLHIAAIRGNSEIVQDLLDSGAIVDAKNSTQKSPLLEAAFHGHVETVKTLLSSGANTEIADARGHTALHVAASGNYVQILNFILFSGANINAQDIEGKTPLYLSVIDRHLESVQLLVGAGANVDAKDKDGWTVIHCAAACGYLDIIKVLLVSGNKYARTNDGKTALGLALDKGHKHLLDALHLGDMLQKTSREGDVITLKSCLAQGAMVNGKDQHGWSALHRAAFKGHLDTVKFLHQEGAEINSLDDNGFTPLHCASETGRKDVVEYLIKHGADVNATSIKGETPLQLASSMGYSEEQT